In a genomic window of Halobiforma lacisalsi AJ5:
- a CDS encoding helix-turn-helix domain-containing protein gives MTSNVRETQPAVSDERQRDLRAELQFDLSETGCPIAHHDEEALLDHHVHGDTCYVVSCCEDDDGVTQLETDLSSRERCVCSTFHRHRCVPHFSSVDDGRVVVTTFPADRETLRELIADLREVVGRVSLRRLTRSNSPEFTDVRTADLSLLTAREEEVLSVAIAAGYYDEPRTIEFEALADRLEMSKSALSQRLRSAESKLLIDLLEE, from the coding sequence ATGACGAGTAACGTGCGCGAAACGCAGCCTGCCGTCTCCGACGAAAGACAACGAGACCTTCGTGCGGAACTTCAGTTCGATCTCAGCGAGACCGGGTGTCCGATCGCCCACCACGACGAGGAAGCCCTCCTGGATCACCACGTGCACGGGGACACCTGCTACGTCGTCTCGTGTTGCGAGGACGACGACGGTGTCACCCAACTCGAGACCGACCTCTCGTCCCGCGAGCGGTGTGTTTGTTCGACGTTTCACCGGCACAGGTGCGTCCCCCACTTCAGTTCGGTCGACGACGGACGCGTCGTCGTGACGACGTTCCCCGCAGATCGGGAGACCCTCCGGGAACTGATCGCCGACCTCCGCGAGGTGGTCGGTCGCGTATCGCTGCGACGGCTGACGCGGTCGAACTCCCCGGAGTTTACCGACGTACGGACCGCCGACCTCTCGCTGCTGACCGCCCGCGAGGAGGAAGTACTCAGCGTCGCGATCGCTGCCGGCTACTACGACGAACCACGAACCATCGAGTTCGAGGCGCTCGCCGATCGCCTCGAGATGTCGAAGTCCGCGCTCTCACAGCGCCTGCGGTCCGCGGAGTCGAAGCTACTGATCGATCTGCTCGAGGAGTGA
- a CDS encoding TorD/DmsD family molecular chaperone: MSGVRSERAETEPAAAELATGYAMLARCWRQPTADVVDAVTTELLEEVDPAVTEANIERLRTEHARLFVGPGDPPCPPYESVYRDDGDVLGPTTRAAVEWYRAYDLGLDPDWPDLPDHIATELEFAAHLLERGEVDACEQFLDEHLRQWTGEFLEAVRAETREPYYEALATATEAAISAEQR; encoded by the coding sequence ATGAGTGGCGTGCGTTCCGAACGGGCGGAAACGGAACCCGCGGCCGCGGAACTGGCCACCGGCTACGCGATGCTGGCCCGCTGCTGGCGGCAACCGACCGCTGACGTGGTCGACGCGGTGACGACCGAACTGCTCGAGGAGGTCGATCCAGCGGTCACGGAAGCCAACATCGAACGCCTCCGGACGGAACACGCACGACTGTTCGTCGGGCCCGGCGACCCGCCGTGTCCGCCCTACGAGAGCGTCTACCGCGACGACGGCGACGTGCTCGGGCCGACGACCCGCGCGGCCGTCGAGTGGTACCGGGCCTACGACCTCGGTCTCGACCCCGACTGGCCCGACCTGCCCGATCACATCGCGACCGAACTCGAGTTCGCCGCGCACCTGCTCGAGCGCGGGGAGGTCGACGCCTGTGAGCAGTTCCTCGACGAACACCTCCGGCAGTGGACCGGGGAGTTCCTCGAGGCTGTCAGAGCGGAGACGCGTGAGCCCTACTACGAGGCACTGGCGACGGCGACCGAGGCCGCGATCAGCGCGGAGCAGCGCTGA
- the nrfD gene encoding NrfD/PsrC family molybdoenzyme membrane anchor subunit, with amino-acid sequence MSTQRDSGVVVPQFGTRGKAWLAVLGVLIVAGLAAWGYQLSRGLAVTGMDNVFSWGLYIMLFVFFIGLSAGGLIISSAPKFFHSKRYDSLAALGVLVSLGCIVVAGLLILPDLGKPSRVTGFLTSPDFRSPMVWDFGIVLLYGLFNVGYLWLLTRRDLAKMGSQLAFGVEDTPAGRERDRKLAFWAAAVAMPLAIALHSVTGWIFATQIGRGDWFNPLVAPMFIMKALVSGLALLLVTAIVVDRVTRFRMPRELVPELGKVLGIFVAVHVVYLVAAERLPHAWAANFEFWSITSAFLVGDTVHFWLWTVVGGAVPIALLAVPSWRRKVGVVFAASVAAIVGILFEGVYLIFTGYRDLNIDASPGVTTGTDYTGIGSDVWATVGSYTPTLIELLVTLGIVAVGALIVTLGLRFLPVQPGGRKPMPAARDEASDPDAETPPDAAVADGGYVADGTDGDRR; translated from the coding sequence ATGAGCACCCAACGGGATTCCGGTGTCGTCGTCCCGCAGTTCGGTACCCGTGGCAAGGCGTGGCTCGCCGTTCTCGGCGTCCTCATCGTCGCCGGCCTCGCCGCCTGGGGCTACCAGCTTAGCCGTGGCCTCGCCGTCACCGGCATGGACAACGTCTTCTCTTGGGGGCTGTACATCATGCTGTTCGTCTTCTTCATCGGCCTCTCGGCCGGCGGCCTGATCATCTCGAGTGCGCCGAAGTTCTTCCACTCGAAGCGCTACGACAGCCTGGCCGCACTGGGCGTGTTGGTGAGCCTGGGCTGTATCGTCGTCGCCGGGCTGTTGATCCTGCCGGACCTGGGGAAGCCGAGTCGCGTCACCGGGTTCCTGACGTCGCCGGACTTCCGGTCGCCGATGGTCTGGGACTTCGGGATCGTGCTCCTCTATGGGCTGTTCAACGTGGGCTACCTCTGGCTGTTGACCCGGCGCGACCTCGCGAAGATGGGGTCGCAACTGGCGTTCGGCGTCGAGGATACTCCCGCAGGCCGCGAGCGCGACCGAAAGCTCGCCTTCTGGGCGGCCGCCGTCGCGATGCCGCTGGCGATCGCGTTGCACTCGGTGACGGGCTGGATCTTCGCGACCCAGATCGGCCGCGGCGACTGGTTCAACCCGCTGGTCGCGCCGATGTTCATCATGAAGGCGCTGGTGTCTGGACTGGCGCTGTTGCTGGTGACGGCGATCGTCGTCGACCGAGTCACGCGGTTCCGGATGCCTCGCGAACTGGTGCCGGAACTCGGGAAGGTGCTCGGCATCTTCGTCGCAGTCCACGTCGTCTACCTGGTGGCTGCCGAGCGGCTGCCCCACGCGTGGGCCGCGAACTTCGAGTTCTGGTCGATCACGAGCGCCTTTTTGGTCGGCGACACGGTCCACTTCTGGCTGTGGACGGTCGTCGGCGGCGCGGTGCCGATCGCCCTGCTTGCGGTGCCGTCCTGGCGGCGGAAGGTGGGCGTCGTCTTCGCGGCCAGCGTCGCGGCGATCGTGGGCATCCTCTTCGAGGGGGTGTACCTGATCTTCACGGGCTACCGTGACCTGAACATCGACGCCTCCCCCGGTGTTACGACCGGTACTGACTACACGGGCATCGGCTCCGACGTCTGGGCGACGGTCGGCAGCTACACGCCGACGCTGATCGAGTTGCTGGTGACGCTCGGCATCGTCGCTGTCGGTGCGCTGATCGTCACGCTCGGCCTGCGGTTCCTGCCCGTCCAGCCCGGCGGCCGCAAGCCCATGCCCGCCGCGCGAGACGAGGCGAGCGACCCCGACGCGGAAACACCGCCAGACGCGGCCGTCGCGGACGGCGGCTACGTCGCCGACGGAACGGACGGTGATCGCCGATGA
- the dsrO gene encoding sulfate reduction electron transfer complex DsrMKJOP subunit DsrO yields MTNYGMVIDQERCIGCHACAVACKNENNVSLGNAWNRILTVGGEGMDTPEGEYPEEGGDGTLSMEYQPTACQHCQNAPCVKVCPVNATYKRDDGIVAIDYDKCMGCRYCMSACPYNARVFNYDEPQSPAPDGTGNVEQRERGVVEKCTFCSHRLDEGLDPACTIACPSSARIFGDLDDPDSTVSRYVRKYESKQLLEDLETDPNTYYISGEMTPGRNHLGNEMESELEDPPDRRGEITYEPPGGTEQREVGNPDGVATDGGESE; encoded by the coding sequence ATGACGAACTACGGAATGGTAATCGATCAGGAGCGGTGTATCGGCTGTCACGCCTGTGCCGTGGCCTGCAAGAACGAGAACAACGTCTCGCTCGGCAACGCCTGGAACCGGATCCTCACCGTCGGCGGCGAGGGGATGGACACGCCGGAAGGCGAATACCCCGAAGAGGGCGGCGACGGCACGCTCTCGATGGAGTACCAGCCGACGGCCTGTCAGCACTGCCAGAACGCACCCTGCGTGAAGGTGTGCCCGGTCAACGCGACCTACAAGCGCGACGACGGCATCGTGGCGATCGACTACGACAAGTGCATGGGCTGTCGGTACTGTATGAGCGCTTGCCCGTACAACGCACGGGTATTCAACTACGACGAGCCGCAGTCGCCGGCTCCGGACGGGACGGGCAACGTCGAGCAGCGCGAACGGGGCGTCGTCGAGAAGTGTACGTTCTGTAGTCACCGGCTCGACGAGGGGCTCGATCCGGCCTGTACGATCGCGTGTCCCTCGAGCGCCCGGATCTTCGGCGACCTCGACGACCCCGACAGCACGGTCTCGCGGTACGTCCGGAAGTACGAATCGAAACAACTCCTCGAGGATCTCGAGACGGATCCGAACACCTACTACATCAGCGGGGAGATGACACCCGGCCGAAACCACCTGGGGAACGAGATGGAGAGCGAACTCGAGGATCCACCGGACCGGCGTGGGGAGATTACCTACGAGCCGCCGGGCGGAACCGAACAGAGGGAAGTCGGCAATCCTGACGGTGTCGCAACCGACGGAGGTGAGAGCGAATGA
- a CDS encoding molybdopterin-containing oxidoreductase family protein, producing the protein MSKQEERTESGVSRRSVLLSAGAAAGVLGIGGNRYLQSLQQGDSSHAVEQFLDENRVISSYCSPNCRGHCPLDVHVRDGQIRKVEPQVPDREEFRRACTLGQSHLERTYNPNRLKYPMVRSDWSPEEPNPEGRGPDADFEQVSWDEALDYVADGMERIREEYAPESVYFELGSGGSGINGTVFSRLANLFGGTMMSWSIDINLGLGFRRITGAGYFNTPTNMRTDLKNANTVVIWGGNVFRSRLNPDARFLLDAIENGAKVVVIDPVYNQTAAKADLWLPVKPGKDVYLALAMIHTVLEEELADEAFLRERTLAPALVREDTGELLKTSDVFDDGDDETPVALDEETGEPVPLEPETHGEYALFGEYEVDGYDVATGLSEIEAVAAEYAPGAIEDTAGVKAENVRRTARWLATRGPGGIMTGLGIDRYKYGHIFGQAYAILLALTGDYGRSGSITGGRFAGSGYNSDYGTVEGSSGVRSLQQKGILSAMEGDDEHPIKMMYAQSSNFVANQMPDRTRWLEALENLDLVAVADIHHTPTVQHADIVLPASHWTEREDITSAGEHPHVMYREPAHEPLWDSKSDHWMLTRIAERLGYGEHFERDRTELLRTILEAEDRFTFEELREKGTVHVETDEVVFTDEFNTSTGRLEIYDEDAPSEKGVSLEVPKPVEGLSADDHEQADEYPLMFMQGHSRWRIHSQWAGNPTLRELNPEPELDINPKDARERGISDGDYVRVYNDRGEMVVKAKYNDAYRPGMVNTDQGWWADDYVAGHHNNLTHTEVSETIENFAFYDTRVEVEPVSADVDTSQYDDPESPDWLEELPTGGDAQ; encoded by the coding sequence ATGAGTAAGCAGGAAGAGCGGACTGAATCAGGAGTGAGCAGACGGTCCGTATTGCTTTCGGCTGGAGCAGCCGCCGGGGTGCTGGGGATCGGTGGCAACCGGTACCTGCAGTCGCTCCAGCAGGGAGACAGCTCACACGCCGTAGAGCAGTTTCTCGACGAGAACAGGGTCATCAGCAGTTACTGTTCGCCGAACTGTCGGGGCCACTGTCCGCTCGACGTCCACGTTCGGGACGGGCAGATCAGGAAAGTCGAACCGCAGGTCCCAGATAGAGAGGAGTTCAGGCGGGCCTGTACGCTGGGTCAGTCCCATCTCGAGCGGACGTACAATCCGAACCGGTTGAAGTATCCGATGGTGCGAAGCGACTGGTCGCCGGAGGAGCCGAACCCCGAAGGGCGCGGCCCGGACGCCGACTTCGAACAGGTGTCCTGGGACGAGGCGCTCGATTACGTCGCCGACGGAATGGAACGGATCCGCGAGGAGTACGCTCCGGAGAGCGTCTACTTCGAACTCGGATCCGGCGGGAGCGGGATCAACGGGACCGTGTTTTCCCGTCTCGCCAATCTGTTCGGCGGCACGATGATGTCGTGGTCGATCGACATCAACCTCGGCTTGGGCTTCCGTCGTATCACCGGGGCCGGCTACTTCAATACGCCGACGAACATGCGGACCGACCTCAAGAACGCAAACACGGTCGTCATCTGGGGCGGAAACGTCTTCAGGAGCCGGCTGAACCCGGACGCCCGCTTCCTCCTCGATGCGATCGAAAACGGCGCGAAGGTCGTCGTGATCGATCCGGTTTACAATCAGACGGCGGCCAAGGCCGATCTGTGGCTGCCAGTGAAACCGGGGAAAGACGTCTACCTCGCGCTGGCAATGATCCACACCGTTCTCGAGGAGGAACTCGCCGACGAAGCGTTCCTGCGGGAACGGACGCTTGCGCCGGCGCTGGTTCGAGAGGATACTGGAGAACTCCTCAAAACGAGTGACGTGTTCGATGACGGCGACGACGAAACACCCGTCGCCCTCGACGAGGAGACCGGCGAGCCGGTTCCGCTCGAGCCCGAAACCCACGGAGAATACGCGCTCTTCGGAGAGTACGAGGTCGACGGATACGACGTGGCGACCGGACTGTCGGAGATCGAGGCCGTCGCGGCCGAGTACGCACCCGGGGCGATCGAAGACACGGCAGGAGTCAAGGCCGAGAACGTCCGGCGGACGGCTCGCTGGCTCGCCACTCGCGGACCTGGGGGAATAATGACCGGCCTCGGCATCGACCGGTATAAATACGGCCACATCTTCGGCCAGGCGTACGCAATCCTGCTGGCGCTGACCGGAGACTACGGCCGTAGCGGCTCGATCACCGGCGGCCGGTTCGCTGGCTCCGGCTACAACAGCGATTACGGCACAGTCGAAGGTAGCTCAGGGGTTCGCAGTCTCCAGCAGAAGGGGATCCTCTCGGCGATGGAGGGCGACGACGAGCATCCGATCAAGATGATGTACGCACAGTCGTCGAACTTCGTCGCCAACCAGATGCCGGACCGAACGCGGTGGCTCGAGGCGCTCGAGAACCTCGATCTGGTTGCAGTCGCCGACATCCACCATACGCCGACGGTTCAGCACGCCGACATCGTCTTGCCGGCATCCCACTGGACGGAGCGGGAGGACATCACCAGCGCCGGCGAACACCCCCACGTCATGTACCGCGAACCGGCCCACGAACCGCTGTGGGATTCGAAGAGCGACCACTGGATGCTCACGCGAATCGCGGAACGGTTGGGATACGGCGAGCACTTCGAGCGGGATCGGACGGAACTGCTGCGGACGATACTCGAGGCGGAGGATCGCTTCACCTTCGAGGAACTCCGCGAGAAAGGGACGGTCCACGTCGAGACGGACGAAGTCGTCTTCACCGACGAGTTCAACACGTCGACCGGCCGTCTCGAGATTTACGACGAGGACGCCCCCTCGGAAAAGGGCGTCTCGCTCGAGGTCCCGAAACCGGTCGAAGGCCTGTCCGCAGATGATCACGAACAGGCCGATGAGTATCCGCTGATGTTCATGCAGGGCCATAGCCGCTGGCGGATCCACTCGCAGTGGGCCGGCAATCCGACCCTGCGGGAACTCAACCCCGAACCCGAACTCGACATCAACCCGAAGGATGCCAGGGAACGTGGCATCTCTGACGGGGACTACGTCCGGGTCTACAACGACCGCGGGGAGATGGTCGTGAAAGCGAAGTACAACGACGCCTACCGGCCGGGAATGGTCAATACCGACCAGGGATGGTGGGCCGACGACTACGTCGCGGGCCACCACAACAACCTCACTCACACGGAGGTCAGCGAGACGATCGAGAACTTCGCCTTCTACGACACGCGCGTCGAGGTCGAACCCGTCTCGGCGGACGTGGATACGAGCCAGTACGACGATCCGGAATCGCCGGACTGGCTCGAGGAACTCCCGACTGGGGGTGATGCACAATGA
- a CDS encoding 4Fe-4S ferredoxin N-terminal domain-containing protein, translating into MGTSDDEQPIEEDAVGVDPAVWEETADDLLEESPYDTDLGKEMSRDAVRVSAGRMSEAEFHEKYHDAVLEEFGVDDRPLEGGDDDE; encoded by the coding sequence ATGGGAACATCAGACGACGAGCAACCGATCGAAGAGGACGCCGTCGGCGTCGATCCCGCGGTCTGGGAGGAGACTGCCGACGACCTCCTCGAGGAGAGTCCGTACGATACGGACCTCGGCAAGGAGATGAGCAGGGACGCCGTGCGGGTCAGCGCGGGTCGCATGTCGGAAGCGGAGTTCCACGAGAAATATCACGACGCCGTCCTCGAGGAGTTCGGCGTCGACGACCGGCCGCTCGAGGGGGGTGACGACGATGAGTAA
- a CDS encoding CPBP family intramembrane glutamic endopeptidase, whose product MADWTTFAGITGVVLVLLLVLSHLTQSTFSESDGDDPSEEPTDSPTSVDLESESIGVPRDSGSSRNGRRDDERRGRRPDSGSVPGPDPGFDSDSESSVEPTDSSPEPEDPDLRPGRESPASDASDPRDRHARGESGESGRPTTDTPGSEPRTRTRPPERRGRPRMREGSEQGEIDPESLSTGALLANVALSQGLFLFVLIGAVVYTGIPLEALGIDLSVAYLETGLVVGLLAGLPLYVGNEIAAAAATRFGFDHDERLRELLAPETLQGWFVLLVGVLPVIAVFEELLFRAALIGALSTGFGIDPWLLAVLSSIAFGVGHGMQGSVGVVVTGLLGFVLAAIFVVTGSFLVVVIAHYLINALEFFVHEGLGLEWAGAVVE is encoded by the coding sequence ATGGCAGACTGGACGACGTTCGCCGGGATAACGGGCGTCGTCCTCGTGTTGCTGCTCGTTTTATCGCATCTGACGCAGTCGACGTTTTCCGAGAGCGACGGCGACGACCCCTCCGAGGAACCGACCGACTCCCCCACTAGCGTCGACCTCGAGTCGGAGTCGATCGGCGTCCCGCGGGATTCGGGCTCGAGTCGGAACGGCCGTCGTGACGACGAGCGACGGGGCCGGAGACCTGACTCCGGTTCCGTCCCCGGTCCCGATCCCGGTTTCGACTCTGACTCCGAATCCAGCGTCGAACCCACTGACTCGAGTCCGGAACCCGAAGACCCGGACCTGCGTCCCGGCCGCGAGTCCCCCGCAAGCGACGCGTCCGACCCGCGCGACCGCCACGCTCGAGGCGAGTCCGGAGAGTCCGGTCGGCCGACCACGGACACCCCGGGATCGGAACCGCGAACGCGGACGCGCCCACCGGAGCGGCGCGGACGCCCCCGAATGCGGGAAGGAAGTGAACAGGGCGAGATCGATCCCGAATCGCTGTCGACCGGCGCGTTGCTCGCCAACGTCGCGCTCTCACAGGGGCTGTTCCTGTTCGTCCTGATCGGCGCGGTCGTCTACACGGGGATTCCGCTCGAGGCGCTGGGAATCGACCTCTCCGTCGCCTACCTCGAGACCGGATTGGTCGTGGGCCTCCTCGCGGGGCTCCCGCTGTACGTCGGCAACGAGATCGCCGCCGCCGCGGCCACGCGCTTTGGCTTCGACCACGACGAACGGCTCCGGGAACTGCTGGCGCCGGAGACGCTCCAGGGGTGGTTCGTTCTCCTGGTCGGCGTCCTGCCGGTCATCGCGGTCTTCGAGGAACTGCTCTTTCGAGCGGCACTGATCGGGGCGCTCTCGACCGGGTTCGGAATCGACCCCTGGCTGTTGGCCGTCCTCTCTTCGATCGCCTTCGGCGTCGGCCACGGGATGCAGGGCTCGGTCGGCGTCGTCGTCACCGGCCTGCTGGGATTCGTCCTCGCCGCGATATTCGTGGTTACCGGGAGCTTCCTGGTCGTCGTGATCGCTCACTATCTGATCAACGCCCTCGAGTTCTTCGTCCACGAGGGGCTTGGCCTCGAGTGGGCGGGTGCCGTCGTGGAGTAG
- the lonB gene encoding ATP-dependent protease LonB gives MSNDTNVDDPPEDASEPAADSDEERPQQGDRSEADGREQDRGADSDRESERQGARSPLEEDGDRADEDSTDIVESGTRSTLESESPTDDGGDDDIETVEDLGSEVDVDPGVEIDEENAEDDLLGGLQIDTTDDIEVPDRLVDQVIGQDEARDIIIKAAKQRRHVMMIGSPGTGKSMLAKAMSQLLPQEDLQDVLVYHNPDDGNAPKVRTVPAGKGEQIIDAHKEEARKRNQMRSILMWIIIAIVIGYALLTANILLGILAAGIIWLIFRYTSRGTDAMVPNMIVDNGDKRQAPFEDATGAHAGALLGDVRHDPFQSGGMETPSHDRVEPGSIHKANKGVLFVDEINTLDIRTQQKLMTAIQEGEFSITGQSERSSGAMVQTEPVPCDFVMIAAGNLDAMENMHPALRNRIKGYGYEVYMDDTIEDTPEMRRKYARFVAQEVERDGRLPHFTDDAVEELILEAKRRSGRKNHLTLHFRSLGGLVRVAGDIARAEDREYTTRDDVLQAKERSRSIEQQLADDYIERRKDYELQVTDDGVEGRVNGLAVMGEDSGIMLPVMAEIAPAQGGGQVIATGKLQEMAEESVQNVSAIIKKFSDVDLSEKDIHIQFVQAGQQGVDGDSASITVATAVISALEDIPVDQSVAMTGSLSVRGDVLPVGGVTHKIEAAAKAGCETVIIPKANEQDVMIEDEYEEMVDIVPCANISEVLEVALQGEPKKDSLVDRLKQITGTALDKQQPVGGSNPSPQ, from the coding sequence ATGAGCAACGATACGAACGTTGACGATCCTCCCGAAGACGCCTCCGAGCCCGCGGCCGACTCCGACGAGGAACGGCCCCAACAGGGAGACCGTTCCGAGGCGGACGGCAGGGAGCAAGACCGCGGCGCTGACAGCGACCGCGAGTCGGAGCGTCAGGGAGCACGGTCGCCGCTCGAAGAGGACGGTGACCGGGCCGACGAGGACTCGACCGACATCGTCGAGTCAGGAACGAGGTCGACGCTCGAGTCGGAGTCTCCGACCGACGACGGCGGCGACGACGATATCGAGACCGTCGAGGACCTCGGTAGCGAGGTCGACGTCGATCCGGGCGTCGAGATCGACGAGGAGAACGCCGAAGACGATCTTCTCGGCGGGCTCCAGATCGATACGACGGACGACATCGAGGTTCCCGACCGGCTCGTCGACCAGGTCATCGGTCAGGACGAAGCACGAGATATCATCATCAAGGCAGCGAAGCAGCGTCGCCACGTCATGATGATCGGCTCGCCCGGGACGGGCAAGTCGATGCTGGCGAAGGCGATGAGCCAACTGCTGCCTCAGGAGGACCTGCAGGACGTCCTCGTCTACCACAACCCCGACGACGGGAACGCGCCGAAGGTGCGGACCGTCCCCGCGGGGAAGGGCGAACAGATCATCGACGCCCACAAGGAGGAAGCCCGCAAGCGTAACCAGATGCGATCGATCCTGATGTGGATCATCATCGCGATCGTCATCGGGTACGCGCTCCTGACGGCGAACATCCTGCTTGGCATCCTCGCGGCCGGTATCATCTGGCTGATCTTCCGGTACACCTCCCGCGGTACGGACGCGATGGTGCCCAACATGATCGTCGACAACGGCGACAAGCGCCAGGCCCCCTTCGAGGACGCGACCGGCGCTCACGCCGGTGCCTTGCTGGGCGACGTCCGGCACGACCCCTTCCAGTCCGGCGGCATGGAAACGCCGAGCCACGACCGCGTGGAACCGGGTTCCATCCACAAGGCCAACAAGGGCGTGCTGTTCGTCGACGAGATCAACACCCTCGATATCCGCACCCAGCAGAAGCTGATGACGGCCATCCAGGAGGGCGAGTTCTCCATTACGGGCCAGTCCGAGCGCTCCTCGGGCGCGATGGTCCAGACCGAGCCCGTCCCCTGTGACTTCGTCATGATCGCGGCGGGGAACCTCGACGCGATGGAGAACATGCACCCGGCGCTCCGGAACCGTATCAAGGGGTACGGGTACGAGGTCTACATGGACGATACCATCGAGGACACCCCCGAGATGCGCCGGAAGTACGCCCGGTTCGTCGCCCAGGAAGTCGAGCGCGACGGCCGCCTTCCCCACTTCACGGACGACGCCGTCGAGGAGCTCATCCTCGAGGCCAAGCGCCGCTCGGGCCGGAAGAACCACCTCACGCTGCACTTCCGCAGCCTCGGTGGCCTGGTCCGCGTCGCCGGCGACATCGCCCGCGCCGAGGATCGGGAGTACACTACCCGCGACGACGTGTTGCAGGCCAAGGAGCGTTCGCGCTCGATCGAACAGCAACTCGCCGACGACTACATCGAGCGTCGCAAGGACTACGAGTTGCAGGTCACCGACGACGGCGTCGAGGGCCGCGTCAACGGGCTCGCCGTCATGGGTGAGGATTCGGGCATCATGCTCCCCGTCATGGCCGAGATCGCGCCCGCACAGGGCGGCGGTCAGGTGATCGCCACCGGCAAACTGCAGGAGATGGCCGAGGAGTCCGTCCAGAACGTCTCGGCGATCATCAAGAAGTTCTCCGACGTCGACCTCTCGGAGAAGGACATCCACATCCAGTTCGTCCAGGCCGGCCAGCAGGGCGTCGACGGCGACTCCGCCTCCATCACGGTGGCGACGGCCGTCATCTCCGCCCTCGAGGACATCCCGGTCGACCAGTCGGTCGCGATGACCGGCTCGCTGTCGGTCCGGGGCGACGTGCTCCCGGTCGGCGGAGTCACCCACAAGATCGAAGCGGCCGCCAAGGCCGGCTGTGAAACGGTCATCATCCCGAAGGCCAACGAGCAGGACGTGATGATCGAAGACGAGTACGAGGAGATGGTCGACATCGTCCCGTGTGCGAACATCAGCGAAGTGCTCGAGGTCGCCCTCCAGGGCGAACCGAAGAAGGACTCGCTGGTCGATCGGCTCAAGCAGATCACCGGAACGGCGCTGGACAAGCAACAGCCCGTCGGCGGATCGAACCCGAGCCCGCAGTAA
- a CDS encoding nicotinamide-nucleotide adenylyltransferase, whose amino-acid sequence MTRGFYIGRFQPFHNGHRNMVERIAEDVDELVLGIGSADNSHTVRNPFTAGERIMMITKSLVDMDLVTYAVPIEDLERNSVWVSHVQSMSPDFDVAYSNNPLVIQLFREAGIEIRQSPMFNREVLEGSEVRERMINDGDWESLVPAPVVEVVDEIGGIERIQMVSDSDSNGH is encoded by the coding sequence ATGACCCGGGGGTTCTACATCGGCCGATTTCAGCCGTTTCACAACGGCCACCGCAATATGGTCGAACGGATCGCTGAGGACGTCGACGAACTCGTACTCGGCATCGGGAGTGCCGACAACTCTCATACCGTTCGTAACCCGTTTACGGCGGGCGAACGGATCATGATGATCACCAAGTCGCTGGTCGACATGGATCTGGTCACCTACGCCGTCCCCATCGAGGACCTCGAGCGTAACTCCGTGTGGGTGAGCCACGTCCAGAGCATGAGTCCGGACTTCGACGTCGCGTACTCGAACAATCCGCTGGTCATCCAGCTGTTCCGGGAGGCGGGTATCGAGATCCGCCAGTCGCCGATGTTCAACCGCGAAGTCCTCGAGGGCTCGGAGGTGCGCGAGCGGATGATAAACGACGGGGACTGGGAGTCGCTGGTCCCGGCCCCGGTCGTCGAGGTCGTCGACGAGATCGGGGGGATCGAGCGCATCCAGATGGTCAGCGATTCGGATTCGAACGGCCACTGA